A segment of the Thermomicrobiales bacterium genome:
CGTTCGGTCACAACGTCAGCTTCTCGAAGCGACGGACCAATCGCGACTACAAGCCGAATGTTCACAAGAAGCGCCTCGTCGTCGACGGCGTGGTGATTCGCGTCAACGTTTGCACGCGCTGCATGCGTTCGATGAGCAAGTCGGCGGCGTAAGTCGAGTCGACGCTCAGCAAACGTGAAAGCACCCGGTTACTCGACCGGGTGCTTTTTTGATTGTCTAAACAATCGCTTCGAAAGCATTGCGAACTTCCGACCGCACCGTATCGTCCGGATCGTTTCGCGCGGCATGTTCGAGCGATGCGATCGCCGCAGCGCCGTAGCGATGACCCAACGCCCAGGCGGCGTGTCCGCGCACCAGCGGCTCGTCGTGTGAACGAAGTGCCGTTTCCAGCGCCGGCATGTCGCGTTCTTCGCCGATGTTCCCAAGCGCGACCGCGGCATTCCGCGCCAGACCGACCCGTTTCGTTCGCAGGACCGCGGTGGCGCGATAGGTTTCCCGGTACTCCGGTTCACTCATCGTCAGGAGTCTATCCAGCGCTGGATAGGCATTGTCGATCGATTTCGGCAGCACATCGGGATCGTCGACTTCGCGAGCAGCGCCCGTGTACGGGCAGACCTCCTGGCAGACATCGCAGCCGAACACCCAATCTCCCAGCAACGGCCTGATATCGATTGGAATTGCGCCCGCCTGTTCGATGGTCTGGAACGACAGGCAGCGCGGGGTGTCGATCGTGTACGGTGCGACGATCGCCCCGGTTGGGCACCGGTCGAGACAAATCGTGCAACGTCCGCAGTCGCGATTCAGCGGCAGATCTGGCGTAATGTCGACGTCGATCAGCACCTCGCCGAGCATCACCCACGAACCGTGGCGCGGAACGATGATCATTGAGTTCTTGCCAACCCAGCCAGTGCCAGCGCGTTCGGCGACGGCGCGATCGAAGATGCGGGCTGTGTCGGCAAGCGTGCGAGATTCCAGCGGTCGCCCGATGTGTTGCTCCAGGCTGTCCACCATCGCGACCATACGTCGTTTCAGCGTCTTGTGATAATCACGTCCCCAGGCGTAGCGAGCGATGCGACCGCGCAATACTCCATCATCGGGCGGTTCGGCAGCACCGGTCCAGAAGGGCACGCCGACGGAAATGATCGACTCGACGCGATCGTGCAGTGTCCGTGGATCAGCTGCCTCACGCGTCCTCTCCACCGTGAACCACGGCATCCCGGCTGTGTGGCCGCGCTCGATATGGTCGATGATGTAGTCACGCGCGGTGTTGAATGGCTCGGCGCTGGCGACACCAGCGACCACAAGGCCGTGCTGGCGAGCAATCGCCGCCAGATCCGCACGTGACACGAGCGCCGTCATCTGGGCGCGCCAACTGTGTCGACGAGTGCCAGCGCCTCGTCCATAGTTGGCTGGGACGCACGAGCGCCGAGTGCGCGACAGGCGAGCGCTCCGAGCGCGTTCCCACGCTGCACAATCTCCTCATCGGAGCAGCGATCGAGCAGTCCCCATAGACAGCCAGCCGCGAATGCGTCGCCGGCTCCCGTTGTGTCGACTGGCTCGATCGAGAACGCAGGCAGGTGTGTAATACCGTCTGCCCGAACGACGTACGCCCCATTCGCGCCGTGGGAGATATAGAGCGCCCGGCAGGCACTGGCGACGAGATCGGCACGTGCTTTCGCGAAGGCTGCGTCCAGATCCGGCTCGCCGGTCAATGCGCGCAGTTCGCGAACATTGCCGCAGACGGCATCGTGCCGCAGAACATGCCCCCATCCAGATCCGGAGCCCATTTCAACCAGATAGGTCATCGTGCCGAACAGCTTGGTGCGCGGACTCTGGTGCGCTGGAAGATCGAGAAAGAAGTTGCGTAGGCGCGGGTCGTCCACGTCGAGCATGACCCACTGATGATCCAGCATTTCAGGCACCGGCAAGAGATCTCCCATGACCGGTTTGGCACCCTGAATCCAGAAGATCGTGCGGTCGCGATGTTGCTCCGCGCCAGAAATGACGATGATGCCGGTATCGGACGGTTCGTTCTCGCGGACGATCATGTGCTCGACATTGCAGCCTGCGTCGCGCAGATCGTTGATGAGAGCGGCACCCTGCGAGTCGTCACCGACAGCCGAAACGAATGTTACCGGAATGCCCAGCCGCGCGAGCGCGGCGGAGGTGTTCGCGGTTGTTCCGCCGGATTGCTCGAACTGATGCCGGACAATGGCGTACTCGCCGGGGCCGGGATAGGCATCCGTGACTACGAACCGATCCCATGAGCTCAGGCCGAGCGTTGCTACCCCTCGCCGCATGTCGCCGCCAAACCTCCACCTCAGCGCAGCCGAGGCCCGTCGCCTCACGCGGTAAAGGATAACCCGCCCTGCGTTTTATGCCGCGTGGATACAATGTGTGACACGGGCAGGAGGTATGGTGGTCAGCCAACGGATTCTCGTCGTCGAGGACGAGGTTGAGCTCGCTCAGGCGCTGAAATTCAATCTCGATCGTCAAGGCTACGAGACCATTGTCGTCGGCGATGGCTTCGATGCTGTGGCGCAGGTCGAGCGCGGCGGCGTTGATGCGATGGTGCTTGATGTCATGCTTCCCGGATTGGATGGATTCGAGGTCTGCCGCCGCGTGCGGCAGATATCCAATGTCCCGATCCTGATGCTGACGGCGCGTGCCGATGAGGTCGATCGCGTTATTGGCCTCGAAATCGGTGCTGACGACTACCTGACCAAACCGTTTGGTCTGCGCGAGCTCCTTGCACGTGTCCGCGCGCTGTTGCGTCGCAGCGCCAGCGACCAGTCATTTGACACACAGGAGAGCGTGTCAGGTGATGTCCGCGTCTCCGAGCGCGAGCGGCGCGTTTGGCGCGGCGAACGGGAGCTGACGTTGCGGCCACGAGAATACGAGCTCCTGCGCTTCTTGCTGCATCATCCTCGGCAGGCATTGAGTCGACAGCAGATTCTTGACGGCGCGTGGGGCGTCGATTACATCGGTGATGAGCGCACTGTGGATGTGCATATCCGCGCATTGCGTGAGCAGATCGAGGATGATCCATCGCAACCAACCAGGATCACGACGGTGCGCGGAGTCGGATATCGCTACGACGGATGAAGAGAGAGCCGGATGAGATCGCTGATCTATCAATTCCTTGCGCCAGTCGCCGTCGTAGCGATCTGTGCCGGCCTTGCGGCGTTCACCGGCGTGTGGATCATCGTCATTGTCGGAGGTATCGCTGGCATTGTCCTGGCAGCAGTGTTCGCTCAGCGGGCGCTGGCGCGCCTTGCGCAACTACAGCTGATTACATCACGACAGTTTGCTCCAGCTCGGAGCGGTGAAATCGTCAATTGGCCCGAAGAAGATGGCGACGAGATTGACGAGGCGTTGCACCACGCCGAAGCCTTCATGTCGTCAGCGAGCGAGCGCTGGACGGCCGAATCGGAACGTGTGCGTCACCTCAACCACGTGCTTGACCGCATGCGCGATGCGGTCATTCAGGTTGACGCGCACGGTGTCGTGACCTATGGGAACCTCGCGGCGTCAACGATGTTTGGCGGTCGCAATCCGGCCGGTCGGTCATTTATCCGAGTCGTTCGTGACCATCGCATGGACGCCGTGGTTCGCCGCTGTCTCGATACTGGCGAAGATGAACAGTACACCTTCGATCTGCCCGGCGACCCGCGCATCATGAACGCGATCATCGTGCGGATCGCCCAATATCCGAAAGAGGCGCTTGTCGTCCTTCGCGACGTTACTGAGCTGAATCGTCTGCAGACAGTGCGTCGGGATTTCGTCGCGAACGTGTCGCACGAGCTGCGTACGCCCCTCTCGACCATCAAGATCCTCGCCGATACGATTCTGGATTTGCAGCCGGAGGACGAGGAAGTACAGCGCTTCGTCGGCAAAATCGACGATGAGATCGACTCGATGACGATGCTGGTGCAGGACCTGCTCGATATCAGCCAGCTGGAGAAGGGTCCCGAGAGCCTGCGCTACGGTGCTGCCAACCCGGCCGCCATCGCACAGAGCGTTGTCGAGCGGATGGGGCCCCGAGCCGAAAAGGCGGGCGTGACACTCTCAACGACCGCTGATGCGTCCGTTGGCGAGATCCATGCTGATGGACGGCGGCTGGAGCACGCGCTGCTCAATCTGGCGACCAACGCAATCGATCACACGCCATCTGGAGGAGCGGTTCGTATCGACGTTCGTGCCACCGACGCCGAGACGACGTTCCTCGTGAGCGACAACGGCAGCGGCATCGCTGACGCGGATCTTGAGCGGATCTGGGAGCGCTTCTTCAAGACTGACCGCTCGCGCGCAGAACCCGGCACCGGTCTGGGCTTGGCGATCGTCAAGCATGTCGCCCTCGCCCACGGCGGGAATGTCGACGTCAACAGCACGCTCGGAATGGGATCGACCTTTGAGATCACCATTCCGAACAGCGAAGTGAATGCGTCGGTTCGAGCAACCGCCTAGCGCGGATCAGGAGACTGCCGCAGCCTCGCGCTCAGCGATGATTTGTCGGATCTCGCTCTTCAGCGCGTCGACGATCTCGTCTTCCTTGACGGTCTTGAAGATCTCGCCCTTGCGGAAGATCACGCCCTTGCCGCGACCGGCGGCAACGCCGACATCGGCGTCGCGCGCTTCGCCCGGGCCGTTCACGACGCAACCCATCACTGCGACGCGGATTGGCTCCTTGATCTCCGCCAGGAACTCGTCGACTTCATTGGCGAGCTTGAAGAGATCGACCTCGACACGGCCGCAGGTTGGGCAGGCGATCATAGTCGCGCCGTGCTGGCGCAGCTCCAGGCTCTTCAGGATCTCGTAGCAGACGAAAACCTCTTCGACCGGATCGGTCGTCAGCGAGACGCGGATCGTGTCGCCAATTCCCATAGCCAGGAGTGTGCCAATGCCAACTGCCGAGCGGACGCTCCCGGCCTTCGGGGTCCCGGCCTCGGTAACGCCGAGATGGAATGGATACGGTACCCGCTTCGCCATGCGGCGGTAGGCCTCCAGCATGACCGGCACCTCGAACGCCTTCAGCGAGACCTTGATCTCGTGATAGTCGAGCTCTTCGAGGATCTTGATGTGTCCGAGGGCGGTGCGCACCATGTGCTCTGCACGAAGCTCGGCCTGCGTGGCATTCTCGGCGGCCATCTCGTCGACAAACTCTTTGGTCATCGGCGGGACGGAGCCGAAGTTCACACCGATCCGAATCGGGACACGGCGCTCCTTGGCGCGTTCGACAACCTCAACGACGTCGTCATGCTTGCGGATGTTGCCGGGGTTCAGGCGCAGTCCGTGGATGCCCGCGTCGATCGCCTTGAGAGCCAGTGTGTGCTCAAAGTGGATATCCGCAATCAACGGCACAGGTGAGTACGGCACGATATTCGGCAGCGCCGCTGCAGCCTTGCGGTCCGGCACAGCGATGCGGACGATCTCGCAGCCTGCCTCAGCCAGCTCGTTGATCTGCCGGAGCGTCGCCTGCGGGTCGCGCGTGTCCGCGGTTGCCATTGACTGCACGACAACGGGTGCTCCGCCGCCAATGCGAACGTTGCCAACCTGTACTGGCCGGGTTATCCGGCGCGGAGCGAGCACTGTCACACCTTACCTCCAGGACCGTAGCGATCTCTGCGGTATCGGCCGCATCATGTAGATCGCTGTCTATTGTTCCAGTGCGGTGACGTCACTACTCAAGGACGGACGCGCCGCTAAAAATACGGTTGATGTCGACAAAGGCGATCAGGAACATCGCCGTCAACAAGATCATCAGGCCAACGAAGTGAACGACGCCTTCCTTTTCCGGCGACACACGCTTCCCACCGCGTAGCACTTCGATCAGCACGAATAGTAGACGCCCGCCATCGAGCGCCGGCAACGGTAAAAGGTTAAGAATCGCCAGATTCAGTGACAGGATGATCGTCAGGTTCGTCAGCGTGACCCACAGCGGCGTGGCACTGCGGCTGATGACTTCCGAAGTGAGCTGTCCCATCCCGATCGGGCCGGCCACATCGGCCAGCGACGTGTCGCCCCGAACAAGGCTCATCAGGCCGGATCCCATTTGCTGAATCGTTGATCCGAACGACCGCACTGTTTCCATTGGAAGCTGCAGCAGTCCGACTCGTTCAAACACGAGATGCTGCGTGAGGTCAGCACCAAGTGGTTCGCGGTCGAGTGGGAGATTGCTGGGCAAGTCCGCCGTCAGTGTGACGGGAGTACCGTCGCGCATGACCTGGAGGTCGACTGTTTCGCCCTGGTTGTTGCGCAGGAAGAGTGCGTAGGCGAGGTAATCAGTTACCGGCTGACCGCCAGTGGCGATGATTTCGTCGCCGGGCTGCAAGCCGATTGTCGCGGCGGTGCTATCGTCCGGCACGGCTTCGACACGTAGTGTGGCTACCGGCGCGGAGCTCAGCGTTATCCCTGTGCGGCCCTGCCCAGCCGGCGGGTCTTCGCGCGGTGTGATCGTTGTCGTCACCGTCTCGCCGGCGCGGTCGAGCACGACGGTCGTCGCGCTTCCGGCACTGTCGGCAGTCAGCCGCGAGACATCGTTGGCGTCGTTGATCGTTTCGCCGGAGATTTCGAGGAAGCGGTCGCCGCTCTTCCAACCAGCCTGCTGGGCCGGAGAATCGTTCGCGACATCGACGACGTAGACGTTGTCGCTGCTCTTGCCCTGGCCGCCGATCAGGACGGCGAGAAGCACGAAGGCAGTGATGAGGTTCATGGCAGAACCTGCAGCCAGGAACCTGGCTCGCTGACCAGCAGTCTTGGACTGCATGCTATCGACGGCGTTGGACTTACCGTCCTCGCCGAGCACACGAACAAATCCGCCGATCGGGAGCAGGTTGATCGAATAGATCGTGTCACCGCGTTTGGTGCCCCAGATGCGAGGCGGGAGCCCAAAGCCGAACTCTTCGACACGTACGCCTGCACGGCGAGCCATGACGAAGTGTCCGAGTTCGTGGACAAATATCAGTACACCGAGAATCGGAATAATCCAAAGGGCATTCAGGAAGGTCACAGCCAGCTCTCTTGATTGTCGAGGAGCGTCGTCCGATGCCAGGAGATCGGCGAACGCATCAGGAAAATCGTACCGTCACTGACAAGTACGCGCAACGAATTCCGGATACGTCGCACCGGCAGATTGTCGAGCACCGAAATCACTCTATGCTAGAATCACGCGGTTGTGGATCATCGAATGAACGAGGCGAACCCGGGCCACCCGGAAGCGCCGCAACGGCGTAACGCACCGGCCCGGTCATTGACGCAGAAGGGCCGGTACGGATGATCATTGGTATCCCGAAGGAAATCAAGGACAACGAGAACCGGGTGTCGACCACCCCCGGGGGCGTCCACGAGTACGTTTCTCGCGGCCATCAGGTTGTCGTGGAAACGAATGCCGGCACCGGCAGCGGATTCCAGGACGATGAGTATGCTGCTGCAGGCGCTGAGATCGTTGACACGCACGAAGAAGTGTTCGCGCGCGCCGAAATGGTTGCGAAGGTCAAAGAGCCAATCTCATCAGAGTACGCGCTGCTTCGCGATGGCCAAATCCTCTATACATATCTGCACCTCGCGGCTGAGCAGGCGCTCACGCAGGCACTCGTTGACCGCGGGGTCGTTGCCGTCGCCTACGAAACGGTCGAGCTGCCGAATCACTCTCTGCCACTCCTGACGCCGATGAGCGAAGTCGCGGGGCGCATGGCCGTCCACATTGGTGCGTACTACCTGGAGAAGGTGAACGGCGGACGCGGCGTGCTGATCGGCGGCGTGCCTGGCGTGCGGCCGGCGGACGTTGTCATTGTCGGCGGCGGAGTCGTCGGCACCAACGCGGCTCAGGTTGCGCTCGGTATGGGCGCGAACGTGACTATCCTGGACGTATCGCTTGATCGACTGCGCTATCTCGACCACGTGCTACACGGCCGAATCACGACGATGGCATCAACCCGTTCGACACTTGCCGATGCAGTCGCAAACGCTGACCTGGTGATCGGTGCGGTGCTGATTACTGGTGCGCGCGCGCCGAAGCTGGTGACGCCGGAGATGATCGCGTCGATGACAGACGGCTCTGTTGTCGTCGACGTCGCGATCGACCAGGGCGGCTGCATCTCGACTGCCAGCCCGACCAGCCACAGCGATCCGACGTTTGTCGTAGACGGTGTGGTTCACTACTGCGTGACGAACATGCCCGGAGCAGTGCCACGAACGAGCACGATTGCGCTCTCGAATGCGACGCTGCCGTACGGGTTGCGGCTGGCCGACTCCGGTCTGGACGCGATCCGCCGAGATCCGGCGCTGGCAAAGGGTGTAAACGTCTATCGCGGTCAGGTAACGTATCAGGCTGTTGCAGAGGCATTTGGCATGCCGTCTGCTTCTATTGAGAGTCTGCTCGCATAACGGACCGGGAGCGCGCGGAGGGTTCGCATCTCGTATGGGAGTCGTGCGCGGGGTGATCACTCGGGAGGAAATACTCATGCGGGATAGTATCGAGCGCTTTCTCAGCGCACTCGAGGACGAGAATGAGTTCTCGGCGAATACCGTCTCCGCCTATCGAAACGACCTCGGTCAGTTCGTCCGGTATCTGGAAGAGCGCCAGTCGATTTCGGCATGGCCGGAAGTTCAGCCATCGCATCTGACGTCGTACGCACTTGAGCTTCGTGAGCGTGAGTACGCAGCGTCCACCATCGCCCGCAAAACGGCAGCCGTGAAATCGTTCTTCGGCTATCTCTCCCGAAGTGGCGAACTGCGGTCCGATCCTTCGGAATCGATGGCCACACCACGGGTTGAGAAGTTCGCCCCCAAGGCGCTGCCAGAGCGCGATGTGCAGGCGTTGCTCGCCGAGCCGGCCAAGCAATGCACGCCGGAGGCGAAGCGCGATCTGGCGATGATGCAGATGCTATACGCGAGCGGGATGCGCGTGTCGGAGCTCGTCAGCCTCGACGTCGATGACGTCGATCTGGCGCGCGGCAGTGTGCGATGCACCGGCAAGCAGAATCGGCTGCGTGAGATCGATCTTCCAGGAACGGTCATGGACACTGCCCGTGACTACGTAACCGAGGCTCGTCCGCAGATCTGCCGGGACGGCGAACAGTCCGCGCTCTTCCTCAATCAGCGAGGCACCCGACTGACTCGTCAGGGGTTCTGGCTGATCCTGAAACAATACGCGCATCGGGTCGGCATCGACGACATCACTCCACACACGCTGCGGCATTCGTTCGCCGCGCACCAACTGACGCGCGGGCGCGAGCTCGGCGATATTCAGCGCA
Coding sequences within it:
- a CDS encoding tyrosine-type recombinase/integrase codes for the protein MRDSIERFLSALEDENEFSANTVSAYRNDLGQFVRYLEERQSISAWPEVQPSHLTSYALELREREYAASTIARKTAAVKSFFGYLSRSGELRSDPSESMATPRVEKFAPKALPERDVQALLAEPAKQCTPEAKRDLAMMQMLYASGMRVSELVSLDVDDVDLARGSVRCTGKQNRLREIDLPGTVMDTARDYVTEARPQICRDGEQSALFLNQRGTRLTRQGFWLILKQYAHRVGIDDITPHTLRHSFAAHQLTRGRELGDIQRMLGHVSISTTQVYQQVASDLANGANAKTASAVADNEQSTA
- the ald gene encoding alanine dehydrogenase is translated as MIIGIPKEIKDNENRVSTTPGGVHEYVSRGHQVVVETNAGTGSGFQDDEYAAAGAEIVDTHEEVFARAEMVAKVKEPISSEYALLRDGQILYTYLHLAAEQALTQALVDRGVVAVAYETVELPNHSLPLLTPMSEVAGRMAVHIGAYYLEKVNGGRGVLIGGVPGVRPADVVIVGGGVVGTNAAQVALGMGANVTILDVSLDRLRYLDHVLHGRITTMASTRSTLADAVANADLVIGAVLITGARAPKLVTPEMIASMTDGSVVVDVAIDQGGCISTASPTSHSDPTFVVDGVVHYCVTNMPGAVPRTSTIALSNATLPYGLRLADSGLDAIRRDPALAKGVNVYRGQVTYQAVAEAFGMPSASIESLLA
- the ispG gene encoding flavodoxin-dependent (E)-4-hydroxy-3-methylbut-2-enyl-diphosphate synthase produces the protein MTVLAPRRITRPVQVGNVRIGGGAPVVVQSMATADTRDPQATLRQINELAEAGCEIVRIAVPDRKAAAALPNIVPYSPVPLIADIHFEHTLALKAIDAGIHGLRLNPGNIRKHDDVVEVVERAKERRVPIRIGVNFGSVPPMTKEFVDEMAAENATQAELRAEHMVRTALGHIKILEELDYHEIKVSLKAFEVPVMLEAYRRMAKRVPYPFHLGVTEAGTPKAGSVRSAVGIGTLLAMGIGDTIRVSLTTDPVEEVFVCYEILKSLELRQHGATMIACPTCGRVEVDLFKLANEVDEFLAEIKEPIRVAVMGCVVNGPGEARDADVGVAAGRGKGVIFRKGEIFKTVKEDEIVDALKSEIRQIIAEREAAAVS
- a CDS encoding carbohydrate kinase family protein, translating into MRRGVATLGLSSWDRFVVTDAYPGPGEYAIVRHQFEQSGGTTANTSAALARLGIPVTFVSAVGDDSQGAALINDLRDAGCNVEHMIVRENEPSDTGIIVISGAEQHRDRTIFWIQGAKPVMGDLLPVPEMLDHQWVMLDVDDPRLRNFFLDLPAHQSPRTKLFGTMTYLVEMGSGSGWGHVLRHDAVCGNVRELRALTGEPDLDAAFAKARADLVASACRALYISHGANGAYVVRADGITHLPAFSIEPVDTTGAGDAFAAGCLWGLLDRCSDEEIVQRGNALGALACRALGARASQPTMDEALALVDTVGAPR
- a CDS encoding HAMP domain-containing histidine kinase, which gives rise to MRSLIYQFLAPVAVVAICAGLAAFTGVWIIVIVGGIAGIVLAAVFAQRALARLAQLQLITSRQFAPARSGEIVNWPEEDGDEIDEALHHAEAFMSSASERWTAESERVRHLNHVLDRMRDAVIQVDAHGVVTYGNLAASTMFGGRNPAGRSFIRVVRDHRMDAVVRRCLDTGEDEQYTFDLPGDPRIMNAIIVRIAQYPKEALVVLRDVTELNRLQTVRRDFVANVSHELRTPLSTIKILADTILDLQPEDEEVQRFVGKIDDEIDSMTMLVQDLLDISQLEKGPESLRYGAANPAAIAQSVVERMGPRAEKAGVTLSTTADASVGEIHADGRRLEHALLNLATNAIDHTPSGGAVRIDVRATDAETTFLVSDNGSGIADADLERIWERFFKTDRSRAEPGTGLGLAIVKHVALAHGGNVDVNSTLGMGSTFEITIPNSEVNASVRATA
- the rseP gene encoding RIP metalloprotease RseP; amino-acid sequence: MTFLNALWIIPILGVLIFVHELGHFVMARRAGVRVEEFGFGLPPRIWGTKRGDTIYSINLLPIGGFVRVLGEDGKSNAVDSMQSKTAGQRARFLAAGSAMNLITAFVLLAVLIGGQGKSSDNVYVVDVANDSPAQQAGWKSGDRFLEISGETINDANDVSRLTADSAGSATTVVLDRAGETVTTTITPREDPPAGQGRTGITLSSAPVATLRVEAVPDDSTAATIGLQPGDEIIATGGQPVTDYLAYALFLRNNQGETVDLQVMRDGTPVTLTADLPSNLPLDREPLGADLTQHLVFERVGLLQLPMETVRSFGSTIQQMGSGLMSLVRGDTSLADVAGPIGMGQLTSEVISRSATPLWVTLTNLTIILSLNLAILNLLPLPALDGGRLLFVLIEVLRGGKRVSPEKEGVVHFVGLMILLTAMFLIAFVDINRIFSGASVLE
- a CDS encoding response regulator transcription factor, whose amino-acid sequence is MVSQRILVVEDEVELAQALKFNLDRQGYETIVVGDGFDAVAQVERGGVDAMVLDVMLPGLDGFEVCRRVRQISNVPILMLTARADEVDRVIGLEIGADDYLTKPFGLRELLARVRALLRRSASDQSFDTQESVSGDVRVSERERRVWRGERELTLRPREYELLRFLLHHPRQALSRQQILDGAWGVDYIGDERTVDVHIRALREQIEDDPSQPTRITTVRGVGYRYDG
- the rpmB gene encoding 50S ribosomal protein L28, which codes for MAACQLCGKSKSFGHNVSFSKRRTNRDYKPNVHKKRLVVDGVVIRVNVCTRCMRSMSKSAA
- the queG gene encoding tRNA epoxyqueuosine(34) reductase QueG, whose product is MSRADLAAIARQHGLVVAGVASAEPFNTARDYIIDHIERGHTAGMPWFTVERTREAADPRTLHDRVESIISVGVPFWTGAAEPPDDGVLRGRIARYAWGRDYHKTLKRRMVAMVDSLEQHIGRPLESRTLADTARIFDRAVAERAGTGWVGKNSMIIVPRHGSWVMLGEVLIDVDITPDLPLNRDCGRCTICLDRCPTGAIVAPYTIDTPRCLSFQTIEQAGAIPIDIRPLLGDWVFGCDVCQEVCPYTGAAREVDDPDVLPKSIDNAYPALDRLLTMSEPEYRETYRATAVLRTKRVGLARNAAVALGNIGEERDMPALETALRSHDEPLVRGHAAWALGHRYGAAAIASLEHAARNDPDDTVRSEVRNAFEAIV